In Janthinobacterium sp. J1-1, a single genomic region encodes these proteins:
- a CDS encoding NADPH-dependent 2,4-dienoyl-CoA reductase, which produces MTAYPHLLAPLDLGFTTLRNRVIMGSMHTGLEDRFYHYGKLAAFYRERARGGVGLIVTGGISPNRQGWLLPFGGTMNFLGDVFNHRKVTRAVHEEGGKIVMQILHAGRYGYQPFVVSASAKKSPISPFRPRALSERGIERTIGAYVRCARLAKQAGYDGVEVMGSEGYLLNQFLCARTNLRSDRWGGDIANRMRLAVEIVRRIRAAVGPDFIIMYRHSLLDLVEGGNTWDEVVTVAKALEQAGVTILNSGYGWHEARVPTIVTSVPRAAFASVAGRLRREVSIPVVASNRINMPQEADAILARGDCDLVSMARPFLADPYFVAKAASGRGDEINTCIGCNQACLDHTFANQRASCLVNPRACHETTLVYAKKALAKKVAVVGAGPAGLSAATVAAECGHQVTLFDASSSVGGQFKVAMQIPGKEEFAETIRYFERRLALLSVDVRLGQRVTREQLLAGGFDEVIVATGIKVRLPGITGIDHPSVLTYLDVLQHKAPVGKRVAVIGAGGIGFDVSEYLLHDPAHPLPQPVAAWAGEWGVDLNAATGGGLVPALAAQPVRQLFLLQRKASKVGAGLGKTSGWVHRAALARNGVSMLAGVTYDRIDDQGLHITVGGVQRLLAVDNVIICAGQDSLTELMPAPEAKGGPRFHAIGGAALAAELDAKRAIREGAELAARL; this is translated from the coding sequence GTCATCATGGGGTCCATGCACACGGGCCTGGAAGACCGTTTTTATCACTACGGCAAGCTGGCCGCCTTCTACCGCGAACGTGCGCGCGGAGGTGTCGGGCTGATCGTCACGGGCGGTATTTCGCCGAACCGGCAAGGCTGGCTGCTGCCGTTCGGCGGCACCATGAATTTCCTCGGCGACGTGTTCAATCACCGCAAGGTGACGCGCGCCGTGCACGAGGAGGGTGGCAAGATCGTCATGCAGATCCTGCATGCGGGCCGCTATGGCTACCAGCCGTTTGTCGTCTCCGCCTCGGCAAAAAAATCGCCGATCTCGCCATTCCGTCCGCGCGCGCTGAGCGAACGCGGCATCGAGCGCACCATCGGCGCCTATGTGCGCTGTGCGCGCCTGGCGAAACAGGCCGGCTATGACGGCGTCGAGGTGATGGGCAGCGAGGGATATCTGCTGAACCAGTTTTTGTGTGCGCGCACCAACTTGCGTAGCGACCGCTGGGGCGGCGATATCGCCAACCGCATGCGCCTGGCCGTCGAGATCGTGCGCCGCATCCGCGCCGCCGTCGGGCCGGACTTCATCATCATGTACCGCCATTCCTTGCTGGACCTGGTCGAAGGCGGCAATACCTGGGACGAGGTGGTGACGGTGGCCAAGGCGCTGGAACAGGCCGGCGTCACCATCCTCAACAGCGGCTACGGCTGGCATGAAGCGCGCGTGCCGACCATCGTCACTTCGGTGCCGCGCGCCGCCTTTGCCAGCGTGGCGGGCCGGTTGCGGCGCGAAGTGAGCATCCCCGTGGTGGCCTCGAACCGCATCAACATGCCGCAGGAAGCGGATGCCATCCTGGCGCGCGGCGACTGCGACCTGGTGTCGATGGCGCGCCCCTTCCTGGCCGACCCGTATTTCGTGGCGAAGGCGGCGTCCGGGCGCGGCGATGAAATCAATACCTGCATCGGCTGCAACCAGGCCTGCCTCGACCATACGTTTGCGAACCAGCGCGCCAGCTGCCTGGTCAATCCGCGCGCCTGCCACGAGACGACACTGGTGTACGCCAAGAAAGCGCTGGCCAAGAAAGTGGCGGTGGTGGGCGCCGGCCCGGCCGGCCTGTCGGCCGCCACCGTAGCCGCCGAATGTGGCCACCAGGTGACCCTGTTCGACGCCAGTAGCAGCGTGGGCGGCCAGTTCAAGGTGGCCATGCAGATTCCCGGCAAGGAAGAATTCGCCGAAACCATCCGCTACTTTGAACGCCGGCTGGCGTTATTGAGCGTCGATGTGCGCCTGGGCCAGCGCGTCACGCGCGAGCAATTGCTGGCCGGCGGCTTTGACGAGGTGATCGTTGCCACCGGCATCAAGGTGCGCCTGCCTGGCATTACCGGCATCGACCACCCCAGCGTGCTGACGTACCTGGACGTGCTGCAGCACAAGGCCCCGGTCGGCAAGCGGGTGGCGGTGATCGGCGCCGGCGGCATCGGTTTTGATGTCAGCGAGTATTTGCTGCATGACCCGGCGCATCCACTGCCGCAGCCGGTGGCGGCCTGGGCCGGCGAGTGGGGCGTGGATCTGAACGCGGCCACCGGCGGCGGGCTGGTGCCGGCGCTGGCGGCACAACCCGTGCGGCAGCTGTTCCTGCTGCAGCGCAAGGCCAGCAAGGTGGGTGCGGGCCTGGGCAAGACCTCGGGCTGGGTACACCGCGCGGCGCTGGCGCGCAACGGCGTGTCGATGCTGGCGGGCGTGACGTATGACAGGATCGACGACCAGGGCCTGCACATCACGGTCGGTGGCGTGCAGCGCTTGCTGGCGGTCGACAATGTGATCATCTGTGCGGGGCAGGACAGCCTGACGGAACTGATGCCGGCGCCGGAAGCGAAGGGCGGCCCGCGCTTTCATGCGATCGGCGGCGCCGCGCTGGCGGCCGAGCTGGACGCCAAGCGGGCGATACGGGAAGGGGCGGAATTGGCCGCCAGATTGTAA
- the ybaL gene encoding YbaL family putative K(+) efflux transporter, protein MPHDISLITTIAAALGVGLVFGFIAARLKLPALVGYLAAGIVIGPATPGFVADAEIAGQLAEIGVMLMMFGVGLHFSIEDLWDVRKIALPGAILQIAVATAMGMGLAHWWGWSLGGGLIFGLALSVASTVVLLRALEERGILDSLNGRIAVGWLVVEDLVTVLVLVLLPAFAGTLGGTVAPGSEEVSLWRTLAITLGQVAGFIAFMLVVGRKLFPWILWQVARTGSRELFTLCVIAAAVGIAYASTKLFGVSFALGAFFAGMVLRESELSHRAAEESLPLRDAFAVLFFVSVGMLFEPNILVEKPLQVLAVCAIIIFGKSIAAFLLVMALRYPPKTAIIVSASLAQIGEFSFILAALGLSLGLMPQEGQSLILAGAILSIALNPVVFSMAKPLLRVIGNSDFARKFERTNDPLAELPMTVPQEKLHGQIVLVGYGRVGRRIAAALMERGIHFVVAEENREIVDQLRKDGIPAVAGNAGEPAVLIQAHITHATMLVIATPDTFHVRAMIETARALNPAILTVVRTHSEEEAELLRAENAGKVFIGEHELANGMIDHVLHSFDSEKKGH, encoded by the coding sequence ATGCCCCACGACATCAGTCTGATCACCACCATTGCCGCCGCCCTCGGGGTTGGCCTCGTTTTTGGCTTTATCGCCGCCCGCCTGAAGCTGCCTGCTTTGGTCGGCTACCTGGCCGCCGGCATCGTCATCGGACCGGCCACGCCGGGTTTCGTGGCCGATGCGGAAATCGCCGGGCAATTGGCGGAGATCGGGGTGATGCTGATGATGTTCGGAGTCGGCCTGCATTTTTCCATCGAGGATTTATGGGATGTGCGCAAGATCGCCCTGCCGGGCGCCATCCTGCAGATCGCCGTCGCCACGGCGATGGGCATGGGCCTGGCCCACTGGTGGGGCTGGAGCCTTGGCGGCGGCCTGATCTTCGGCCTGGCGCTGTCGGTGGCCAGTACCGTGGTGCTGCTGCGCGCGCTGGAGGAGCGGGGCATTCTCGACTCCCTCAACGGACGCATCGCCGTCGGCTGGCTGGTGGTGGAAGACCTGGTCACCGTGCTGGTGCTGGTGCTGCTGCCGGCATTTGCGGGGACTTTGGGCGGCACCGTCGCGCCCGGTTCGGAAGAAGTCAGCCTGTGGCGCACCCTGGCCATCACCCTGGGCCAGGTAGCCGGCTTTATCGCCTTCATGCTGGTGGTCGGCCGCAAACTGTTCCCGTGGATCTTGTGGCAGGTGGCGCGCACCGGTTCGCGCGAACTGTTCACCCTGTGCGTGATCGCGGCGGCCGTCGGCATCGCCTACGCCTCGACCAAGCTGTTCGGCGTGTCGTTCGCGCTGGGCGCCTTCTTTGCCGGCATGGTGCTGCGTGAATCGGAACTGAGCCACCGCGCCGCCGAAGAATCGCTGCCGCTGCGCGACGCGTTCGCGGTGCTGTTTTTCGTCTCGGTCGGCATGCTGTTCGAGCCGAATATCCTGGTCGAAAAACCGCTGCAGGTGCTGGCCGTGTGCGCCATCATTATCTTCGGCAAGTCGATCGCCGCCTTCTTGCTGGTGATGGCGCTGCGCTATCCGCCGAAGACCGCGATTATCGTCTCGGCCAGCCTGGCGCAGATCGGTGAGTTCTCGTTCATTCTGGCCGCGCTGGGCCTGTCGCTGGGCCTGATGCCGCAGGAAGGGCAAAGCCTGATCCTGGCCGGCGCGATTTTATCGATCGCCCTCAACCCGGTGGTGTTCAGCATGGCCAAGCCGCTGCTGCGCGTAATCGGCAACAGCGATTTCGCCCGCAAGTTCGAGCGCACGAATGACCCGCTGGCCGAACTGCCGATGACGGTGCCGCAGGAAAAACTGCATGGCCAGATCGTGCTGGTCGGCTACGGCCGCGTGGGCCGCCGCATCGCCGCCGCCCTGATGGAACGCGGCATCCACTTCGTGGTGGCAGAAGAAAACCGCGAGATCGTCGACCAGCTGCGCAAGGACGGCATCCCCGCCGTGGCCGGCAACGCGGGCGAACCCGCCGTGCTGATCCAGGCCCATATCACGCACGCCACCATGCTGGTGATCGCCACGCCGGACACCTTCCACGTGCGCGCCATGATCGAAACGGCACGCGCGCTGAACCCGGCCATCCTGACGGTGGTGCGTACCCACAGCGAGGAAGAAGCCGAACTGCTGCGCGCGGAAAACGCCGGCAAGGTATTTATCGGCGAGCACGAACTGGCCAACGGCATGATCGACCATGTGCTGCACAGTTTTGATAGCGAGAAAAAGGGACATTGA
- a CDS encoding beta-ketoacyl-ACP synthase III encodes MKQVVISGTGLYTPPFSISNEELVACFNAYAEKANADNAEAIAAGTATALDLSSVAFIEKASGIKSRYVMEKEGILDPARMVSRIPERADEEISIQAEMAVAAARDALARAGRTAAEIDMVLVACSNMQRAYPALAVEVQDALEIDGYGFDMNVACSSATFGIQQAVAAVQSGQARAVLVLNPEITSGHLNWRDRDSHFIFGDACTAIVVEAKETAVSEHQFEIIGTELKTRFSNAIRNNFGFLNRFDESGVGQADKLFRQQGRKVFKEVCPMAAEMIKATLAKAGVEVPQVRRYWLHQANLNMNLLIARLILGRDAEPGEAPVILDTYANTSSAGSIIAFHKHQDDLETGALGVICSFGAGYSIGCVVVKKV; translated from the coding sequence ATGAAACAAGTCGTCATCAGCGGTACCGGCCTGTACACGCCGCCATTTTCGATCTCCAACGAAGAGCTGGTCGCCTGCTTCAATGCCTATGCGGAAAAAGCCAATGCCGACAACGCCGAGGCGATCGCCGCCGGCACCGCGACGGCGCTGGACTTGTCGAGCGTGGCATTCATCGAAAAGGCGTCCGGCATCAAGTCGCGCTATGTGATGGAAAAAGAAGGCATCCTCGATCCGGCGCGCATGGTGTCGCGCATTCCCGAGCGCGCCGATGAGGAGATTTCCATCCAGGCAGAAATGGCCGTGGCCGCCGCGCGCGATGCGCTGGCGCGCGCCGGTCGCACCGCCGCCGAGATCGACATGGTGCTGGTGGCCTGCAGCAATATGCAGCGCGCCTACCCGGCGCTGGCGGTCGAAGTACAGGATGCCCTGGAGATCGACGGCTATGGCTTCGACATGAACGTGGCGTGCTCGTCGGCCACCTTCGGTATCCAGCAGGCGGTGGCCGCCGTGCAGAGCGGCCAGGCGCGCGCCGTGCTGGTCTTGAATCCTGAAATCACCAGCGGCCACCTGAACTGGCGCGACCGCGACAGCCACTTCATTTTTGGCGACGCCTGCACCGCCATCGTGGTCGAAGCGAAAGAGACGGCCGTGTCGGAACACCAGTTCGAGATTATCGGCACCGAACTGAAAACCCGTTTTTCGAATGCGATTCGCAACAACTTCGGCTTTCTGAACCGTTTTGACGAGTCCGGCGTGGGCCAGGCCGACAAACTGTTCCGCCAGCAGGGCCGCAAAGTGTTCAAGGAAGTATGCCCGATGGCCGCCGAGATGATCAAGGCCACCCTGGCCAAGGCCGGCGTCGAGGTGCCGCAAGTGCGCCGCTACTGGCTGCACCAGGCCAACCTGAACATGAATCTGCTGATCGCGCGCCTGATCCTGGGCCGCGACGCCGAGCCGGGCGAAGCGCCGGTGATCCTCGACACCTATGCCAATACCTCGTCGGCCGGCTCGATTATTGCCTTCCATAAACATCAAGACGACCTGGAAACGGGTGCCCTGGGCGTGATCTGCTCGTTCGGCGCCGGCTATTCGATCGGCTGCGTGGTCGTCAAAAAGGTCTGA
- a CDS encoding S41 family peptidase, with amino-acid sequence MGKLKNTGLIGLGVVAGIAVSLQFSAMAQKSVEPALPLEELRQLADVFGLIKSDYVEPVEDKKLLTEAISGMVASLDPHSAYLDKKAYAELREGSEGKFVGLGIEIGPSDEGYIRIVSPIEDSPAFRAGIKAGDLITRLDGLPVKGVSLEDSVKRMRGEPGTKVTLTIARQDEAQPLSFTITREEIHQKSVKSKMVEPGYAWLRVSQFQEPTVDDLAAQITTLYQQDPNIKGMVLDLRNDPGGVLQGAIGVSAAFLPKDAAIVSTNGQVAESKQVFYGRPEYYAFRSDGDALAKLPAAVKNVPLVVLVNTGSASASEIVAGALQDYKRATIIGTQTFGKGSVQTIRQLTADTAVKLTTARYYTPKGRSIQARGIVPDLLVDETAEGDGLNSLRMREADLQKHLSNDRDKESAKAAPVNDEMEEQLRIMALEKNRKPLEFGSKDDFQLTQALNHLKGLPVQLAKAEPVVVQADVKKDQKK; translated from the coding sequence ATGGGCAAACTCAAAAATACCGGCTTGATCGGCCTGGGCGTGGTGGCCGGCATCGCCGTCTCGCTGCAGTTTTCGGCGATGGCGCAAAAAAGCGTCGAGCCGGCCTTGCCGCTCGAGGAATTGCGCCAGCTGGCCGATGTGTTCGGCCTGATCAAGTCCGATTACGTGGAGCCCGTGGAAGACAAGAAGCTGCTGACGGAAGCCATTTCCGGCATGGTCGCCTCGCTCGATCCCCATTCGGCCTACCTCGACAAGAAAGCCTACGCCGAGCTGCGCGAAGGCTCGGAAGGCAAGTTTGTCGGCCTGGGGATTGAAATCGGCCCCAGCGACGAAGGGTATATCCGCATCGTCTCGCCGATCGAGGATTCGCCGGCCTTTCGCGCCGGCATCAAGGCAGGCGACCTGATCACGCGCCTCGATGGCCTGCCCGTGAAAGGCGTCAGCCTGGAAGACAGCGTCAAGCGCATGCGCGGCGAGCCGGGCACCAAGGTCACGCTGACCATCGCCCGCCAGGACGAAGCGCAGCCGCTGTCGTTTACCATCACGCGCGAAGAAATCCACCAGAAGAGCGTCAAGTCGAAAATGGTCGAGCCGGGCTACGCCTGGCTGCGCGTGTCGCAGTTCCAGGAACCGACCGTGGACGACCTGGCGGCGCAGATCACCACCCTGTACCAGCAGGACCCGAACATCAAGGGCATGGTGCTGGACCTGCGCAACGATCCGGGCGGCGTGCTACAAGGCGCGATCGGCGTCTCGGCGGCCTTTTTGCCCAAGGATGCGGCCATCGTCTCGACCAATGGCCAGGTGGCTGAATCGAAACAGGTGTTTTATGGCCGCCCTGAATACTATGCCTTCCGTTCCGACGGCGACGCGCTGGCCAAATTGCCGGCCGCCGTGAAAAACGTGCCGCTGGTGGTGCTGGTCAACACGGGCTCGGCCTCGGCCTCGGAAATCGTCGCCGGCGCCCTGCAGGACTACAAGCGCGCCACGATTATCGGCACCCAGACCTTCGGCAAGGGCTCGGTGCAGACCATCCGCCAGTTGACGGCCGACACCGCCGTCAAGCTGACCACCGCCCGCTATTACACGCCGAAAGGCCGCTCGATCCAGGCCAGGGGCATCGTGCCCGACCTGCTGGTCGATGAAACGGCGGAAGGCGACGGCCTGAACAGCCTGCGCATGCGCGAAGCGGACCTGCAGAAGCATTTGAGCAACGACCGCGACAAGGAAAGCGCCAAGGCCGCTCCCGTCAACGACGAGATGGAAGAACAGTTGCGCATCATGGCGCTGGAAAAGAACCGCAAGCCGCTGGAATTTGGCAGCAAGGACGATTTTCAATTGACCCAGGCGCTCAATCACCTGAAAGGCTTGCCGGTGCAACTGGCCAAGGCGGAACCGGTGGTGGTGCAGGCCGATGTGAAAAAAGACCAGAAGAAATAA
- a CDS encoding M13-type metalloendopeptidase, whose amino-acid sequence MNRYLLSSLTLTLLAAFAHAAEPATAAAAAAPVSGIDVQYIDPAVRVQDDFFTHLNGKWLATAEIPADKSSWGSFAKLRDDTTPQLRGIIEATQQDKNKKAGSEAQKIGDLYASYMDEARLDALGVKPLAGELNRIRSLRDKKGVPGLIAHLSQTGVSTPYAFYVGQDARASTKYAAYVSQSGLGMPDRDYYLEPKQAEVKAKYQAHVEKMLSMAGDKNAAAHAKAVVALETSLAEVQWTKVENRDPVKRYNKTAVAKLNELTPGYDLKSSLAAAGIANKVDYVIVNQPSYLAGYSKVLAAAELDTVKAYFEWQLLRAYAPYLSKNFVDTSFDFYGTVLSGVKENQPRWKRGVGAVDNVLGEAVGKLYVAQYFPAERKEHMQGLVKNVLAAYKESIDTLDWMSPETKKEAQAKLAKFTPKIAYPNKWRDYSKLQIASGDLAGNMMRAANFASARNVAKLGKPIDREEWGMTPQTVNAYYSSTMNEIVFPASILQPPFFDANADDAVNYGAIGAVIGHEISHGFDDKGSQSDGDGNLRDWWTAEDRKNFAAKTDALTRQYDGYSPLPGYNVNGALTLGENIADNSGVAIAYKAYKISLGGKPAPVLDGLTGDQRFYMGFGQVWRSKMREAQQIVQIKTDPHSPGQYRANGTMVNQPGFYEAFGVKPGDKMYVAPENRVIIW is encoded by the coding sequence GTGAACCGATATCTCTTGAGCAGCCTGACCCTGACCCTGTTGGCTGCGTTCGCGCACGCCGCCGAACCTGCCACTGCGGCCGCTGCGGCCGCCCCCGTTTCCGGCATCGACGTGCAATACATCGACCCCGCCGTGCGCGTGCAGGATGACTTCTTTACCCATTTGAACGGCAAGTGGCTGGCCACGGCTGAAATTCCGGCCGACAAGTCGAGCTGGGGCTCGTTTGCCAAGCTGCGCGACGACACCACGCCACAATTGCGCGGTATTATCGAAGCGACGCAGCAGGACAAGAACAAGAAGGCCGGTTCCGAAGCGCAGAAGATCGGCGACCTGTACGCCAGCTACATGGATGAAGCCCGCCTCGATGCGCTGGGCGTGAAACCACTGGCAGGCGAGCTGAACCGCATCCGCTCGCTGCGCGACAAGAAGGGCGTGCCAGGCCTGATCGCGCACCTGAGCCAGACCGGCGTTTCGACACCGTATGCGTTCTACGTGGGGCAGGATGCGCGCGCGTCGACCAAATACGCCGCCTACGTCAGCCAGAGCGGGCTGGGCATGCCGGACCGCGACTATTACCTGGAACCCAAGCAGGCCGAAGTGAAGGCCAAATACCAGGCGCACGTGGAAAAGATGCTGTCCATGGCCGGCGACAAGAATGCCGCCGCACACGCCAAGGCCGTGGTGGCGCTGGAAACGTCGCTGGCCGAAGTGCAATGGACCAAGGTCGAGAACCGCGACCCGGTCAAGCGCTACAACAAGACAGCCGTCGCCAAGCTCAATGAGCTCACGCCAGGCTACGACCTGAAAAGCAGCCTGGCCGCCGCCGGCATCGCCAACAAGGTCGACTATGTAATCGTCAACCAGCCGAGCTACCTGGCCGGCTACAGCAAGGTACTGGCTGCCGCCGAGCTCGATACCGTGAAAGCCTATTTCGAGTGGCAGCTGCTGCGCGCCTATGCGCCCTACCTGTCGAAAAACTTTGTCGATACCAGCTTTGATTTCTATGGCACCGTGCTGAGCGGCGTGAAGGAAAACCAGCCGCGCTGGAAGCGTGGCGTGGGCGCCGTCGACAATGTGCTGGGCGAAGCCGTCGGCAAGCTGTACGTGGCGCAATACTTCCCGGCCGAGCGCAAGGAACACATGCAGGGCCTGGTGAAAAACGTGCTGGCCGCCTACAAGGAGAGCATCGATACCCTGGACTGGATGAGCCCGGAAACCAAGAAAGAGGCGCAAGCCAAGCTGGCCAAGTTCACGCCGAAAATCGCCTACCCGAACAAGTGGCGCGATTACTCGAAACTGCAGATCGCGTCCGGCGACCTGGCCGGCAACATGATGCGCGCGGCGAACTTTGCCTCGGCGCGCAATGTGGCCAAGCTGGGCAAGCCGATCGACCGCGAAGAGTGGGGCATGACGCCGCAAACGGTGAACGCCTATTACAGCTCGACCATGAACGAGATCGTCTTCCCGGCGTCCATCCTGCAGCCGCCGTTCTTTGACGCCAACGCCGACGACGCCGTCAACTATGGCGCCATCGGCGCCGTGATCGGCCATGAAATCAGCCACGGTTTCGACGACAAGGGCAGCCAGTCCGACGGCGACGGCAACCTGCGCGACTGGTGGACGGCCGAAGACCGCAAGAACTTCGCCGCCAAGACCGACGCGCTGACCAGGCAGTACGACGGCTACAGCCCATTGCCGGGCTATAACGTCAACGGCGCGCTGACCCTGGGCGAAAACATCGCGGATAACTCCGGCGTGGCGATCGCCTACAAGGCGTATAAAATTTCGCTGGGAGGCAAACCGGCGCCCGTGCTCGACGGCTTGACGGGCGACCAGCGCTTTTACATGGGCTTTGGCCAGGTATGGCGCAGCAAGATGCGCGAAGCGCAACAGATCGTGCAGATCAAGACCGACCCGCATTCGCCGGGCCAGTACCGCGCCAACGGCACCATGGTCAACCAGCCAGGCTTCTATGAAGCGTTCGGCGTGAAACCGGGCGACAAGATGTATGTAGCCCCGGAAAACCGCGTGATTATCTGGTAA
- a CDS encoding M13 family metallopeptidase, with protein MANAAETSKKAAPVAATAPAGLASGIAIEYIDPAVRAQDDLFQHLNGKWLAETVIPADKSSWGSFAKLADDTQTQLRGIVEGAAADKARAPGSNAQKIGDFYNSFMDEARLESLGLTPLNAELAKIAALQDKKELPAVIAHFSKLGVTSPYDFAIHQDAKDSTKYVADIVQSGLGLPDRDYYLEAAKADTLAKYTAHVEKMLGLAGDKNAAANAKAIVALETELARVQWSNVENRDPVKAYNKVELAKLAEVAPGYDWNRYLADTGIAGKVGYVIVSQPSYLKGFTAIAEKTPLDTWKAYFQWHLLHANAAYLPKAYVDENFAFYGTTLTGVTEMRPRWKRGVGAVEGALGEAVGQLYVEQYFPADRKVRMEALVKNLMTAYKQSIDKLDWMSPVTKKQAQIKLSKFTTKIGYPNKWRDYSNLTVTPDDLIGNIQRSHLVNYNRELNKLGQPIDRDEWGMTPQTVNAYYNPEMNEIVFPAAILQAPFFDAKADDAVNYGAIGGVIGHEISHGFDDQGAQYDGDGNLRDWWTKADHKNFAAKTQQLVKQYNGFSPVAGHHVNGELTLGENIADNSGVAIAYKAYKLSLNGKKAPVIDGFTGEQRFYAGFAQVWRMKMREAQQLVLLKTDPHSPGQFRANGTMSNQPGFYQAFGVKPGDKMYLPPKDRVIMW; from the coding sequence ATGGCCAACGCCGCCGAGACCAGCAAGAAAGCCGCACCGGTCGCCGCCACCGCGCCTGCGGGCCTCGCTTCCGGCATCGCCATCGAATACATCGACCCGGCCGTGCGCGCCCAGGACGACCTGTTCCAGCACCTGAACGGCAAATGGCTGGCCGAGACCGTGATTCCCGCCGACAAATCGAGCTGGGGCAGTTTCGCCAAGCTGGCCGATGACACGCAAACCCAGTTGCGCGGCATCGTCGAAGGCGCGGCCGCCGACAAGGCCCGCGCACCGGGTTCGAATGCACAAAAAATCGGCGATTTCTATAACAGCTTCATGGACGAAGCCAGGCTGGAAAGCCTGGGCCTGACCCCGCTCAACGCCGAACTGGCGAAGATCGCCGCGCTGCAGGATAAAAAAGAATTGCCGGCCGTGATCGCCCACTTCAGCAAACTGGGCGTGACTTCCCCGTACGACTTCGCCATCCACCAGGACGCCAAGGACTCGACCAAGTACGTGGCCGACATCGTGCAAAGCGGCCTGGGCCTGCCGGACCGCGATTACTACCTGGAAGCGGCCAAGGCCGACACCCTGGCGAAATACACGGCCCACGTGGAAAAAATGCTGGGCCTGGCCGGCGACAAGAACGCTGCCGCCAACGCCAAGGCCATCGTGGCGCTGGAAACGGAACTGGCGCGCGTGCAATGGAGCAATGTCGAAAACCGCGATCCGGTGAAAGCCTATAACAAGGTGGAACTGGCGAAACTGGCGGAAGTGGCGCCTGGCTACGACTGGAACCGCTACCTGGCGGACACCGGCATCGCCGGCAAGGTCGGTTATGTGATCGTCAGCCAGCCCAGCTATCTGAAAGGTTTTACGGCGATTGCCGAGAAAACCCCGCTCGACACCTGGAAAGCGTATTTCCAGTGGCACTTGCTGCACGCTAACGCGGCCTATCTGCCAAAAGCCTATGTCGACGAAAACTTCGCGTTTTACGGCACCACCCTGACCGGCGTGACGGAAATGCGTCCGCGCTGGAAGCGTGGCGTGGGCGCCGTCGAAGGCGCGCTGGGCGAAGCCGTCGGCCAGCTGTACGTGGAACAATATTTTCCGGCCGACCGCAAGGTGCGCATGGAAGCGCTGGTGAAAAACCTGATGACGGCTTACAAGCAGAGCATCGACAAGCTCGATTGGATGAGCCCGGTTACCAAGAAACAGGCGCAGATCAAGCTGTCCAAGTTCACCACCAAGATCGGCTACCCGAACAAATGGCGCGATTACTCGAACCTGACGGTCACGCCCGATGATTTGATCGGCAATATCCAGCGTTCGCACCTGGTCAATTACAACCGCGAACTGAACAAGCTGGGCCAGCCGATCGACCGCGACGAGTGGGGCATGACGCCGCAAACCGTCAACGCCTATTACAACCCGGAAATGAACGAAATCGTTTTCCCCGCCGCCATCCTGCAAGCGCCGTTCTTTGACGCCAAGGCCGACGACGCCGTCAACTACGGCGCCATCGGCGGCGTGATCGGCCATGAAATCAGCCATGGCTTCGACGACCAGGGCGCCCAGTACGACGGCGACGGCAATCTGCGCGACTGGTGGACCAAGGCCGACCACAAGAACTTCGCGGCCAAGACCCAGCAGCTGGTCAAGCAGTACAACGGCTTCAGCCCGGTCGCAGGCCACCATGTGAATGGCGAGCTGACCCTGGGTGAAAACATCGCCGACAACTCCGGCGTGGCGATCGCGTATAAAGCGTATAAATTGTCGCTGAACGGCAAGAAAGCGCCGGTCATCGACGGTTTCACGGGCGAGCAGCGTTTCTATGCGGGCTTTGCCCAGGTATGGCGCATGAAGATGCGTGAAGCGCAGCAACTGGTGCTGCTGAAAACCGACCCGCACTCGCCAGGCCAGTTCCGCGCCAACGGCACCATGAGCAACCAGCCGGGTTTCTACCAGGCCTTCGGCGTGAAACCGGGCGACAAGATGTATCTGCCACCGAAAGACCGCGTCATCATGTGGTAA